From a single Chloroflexota bacterium genomic region:
- a CDS encoding sodium/proline symporter, translating into MEASLWIFFVFLIYFAILIGIAILRARHMDGMTDYVLAGRKLGSVTSALSSASSATSGWTMLVLPALAFAAGMMHLWTIVGIILGAWLAWTILAKRLRRYTIATGDSLTIPEFLEKRFNDTSGTLRALSGIITLYFMTLYVCSGLIAGAKLLDQVFDLQSPIAIAALHDVGVLITLIAIVSYTFIGGFLAVSRTDVFQALIMLTGFLIIPVTLILTTTNPFQALESTAPGFWNPFTNAGGEVLGVMFFLSAAGWGLGALGSQRISARFMALERESLISRSRLIALIWLILIFGLALLMGLVSAPALAAQGVALPDAERLYIVVSSVFFHPIVAGLLLTAVIAAVMSTADSQLLLASAIASDDLPILRRITYSLSADMRVWIGRLLLITVGVFAAMISMISPDSIFALVSLAWGGMGAAFGPVVILALYWRRFNLWGALTAILSGAGVSTLWWLMGLRHDGLVGFTESLGFGATVNRLQEVGVWNLNPATPGFVLAMLLAIGVTLLTAPPTDEITDKFDEVNSPDWQDITPGESALIPAAAD; encoded by the coding sequence GTGGAAGCCTCCCTCTGGATATTCTTCGTTTTCTTAATCTACTTCGCGATTCTGATAGGCATCGCCATCCTGCGTGCACGGCACATGGACGGCATGACCGACTATGTGCTTGCTGGCCGCAAGCTCGGCTCTGTAACATCCGCGCTCAGTTCTGCATCTTCTGCCACAAGCGGCTGGACGATGCTCGTCCTCCCCGCGTTGGCATTCGCGGCTGGAATGATGCACCTTTGGACGATTGTCGGTATCATACTCGGCGCGTGGTTGGCATGGACGATACTCGCCAAACGCCTGCGTCGCTACACCATAGCCACCGGCGACTCCCTGACCATTCCAGAGTTCTTGGAAAAGCGCTTTAACGACACGAGCGGCACGCTGCGAGCGCTTTCGGGCATCATCACCCTGTACTTCATGACGCTGTATGTCTGCTCCGGGCTGATTGCCGGCGCCAAGCTGCTTGACCAGGTATTCGACCTGCAAAGCCCGATTGCGATCGCCGCGCTCCACGATGTTGGGGTGCTGATAACGCTGATAGCCATCGTGTCGTACACCTTCATCGGCGGCTTCCTAGCCGTGTCGCGCACCGATGTCTTTCAGGCGTTGATAATGCTGACCGGCTTTCTCATCATCCCGGTTACGCTGATACTAACCACCACCAACCCGTTTCAGGCGCTGGAATCCACCGCGCCCGGATTCTGGAATCCCTTCACCAACGCAGGCGGCGAAGTGCTTGGCGTGATGTTCTTCCTGTCCGCGGCCGGCTGGGGACTTGGCGCGCTAGGTTCGCAGCGAATATCGGCGCGCTTCATGGCGCTGGAACGCGAGAGCCTTATTTCAAGAAGCCGTCTTATCGCACTCATATGGCTCATCCTCATATTCGGGCTTGCGCTGCTGATGGGCTTGGTGTCCGCGCCCGCGCTCGCCGCCCAGGGTGTCGCGCTGCCGGATGCGGAGCGCCTGTACATAGTCGTATCGTCCGTGTTCTTCCATCCGATAGTCGCCGGTCTGCTGCTGACGGCAGTCATAGCGGCAGTGATGAGCACAGCGGACTCGCAGCTGCTGTTGGCGTCCGCGATCGCGTCAGACGACCTGCCCATTCTCCGACGCATAACATACTCGCTAAGCGCGGATATGCGCGTGTGGATTGGTCGTCTGCTGCTGATTACGGTCGGCGTATTCGCCGCGATGATTTCCATGATTTCGCCGGACTCCATATTCGCGCTGGTCTCGCTGGCGTGGGGAGGCATGGGCGCCGCATTCGGGCCAGTGGTGATATTGGCGCTGTACTGGCGGCGTTTCAATCTGTGGGGCGCGCTGACCGCGATACTCTCAGGCGCGGGTGTTTCGACTCTCTGGTGGCTAATGGGCTTGCGCCACGACGGGCTAGTCGGCTTCACTGAATCGCTAGGCTTCGGCGCGACGGTCAACCGCCTGCAAGAAGTCGGCGTGTGGAACTTAAACCCGGCAACGCCCGGCTTCGTCCTGGCGATGCTGTTAGCCATAGGCGTGACCCTACTTACCGCCCCACCGACCGACGAAATCACCGACAAGTTCGACGAAGTAAACTCTCCCGACTGGCAAGACATAACCCCTGGCGAGAGCGCACTCATACCCGCTGCCGCTGACTAG
- a CDS encoding DUF1501 domain-containing protein — protein MTTKSREKTLVVVQLTGGNDFMNTIVPYNNPHYYDARKTVVMKQDEVLPINGELAINPNAAPFKRLYDEGKMAIIQGIGYPNSNRSHFRGMDIWHTAEPDRVGNDGWLGQAVRELDPSGENVLTGVNIGMGLPRAMSVTGVPVTSIGDLEGYGVMTRIEQERLRDRALDAFKGLYGQAIGSGAVAEYIGQTGLDVLKGADMLADVADNYSSSVEYADNQIAKQLRDVARVHLADLGTRIFYTSHGGYDTHANEMPSHPKLMNELSGAISDFLDDIEEHDASDDVTVFVFTEFGRRMRDNGSGTDHGSGGGAYIFGKNVSGGLYSEYPSLDPAEWEHGEDLKHTIDFRGIYATLLEQVLDIDAKPIVKGEYEQINPFAN, from the coding sequence ATGACCACCAAGAGCAGGGAAAAGACGCTGGTCGTAGTGCAGCTCACGGGCGGCAACGACTTTATGAACACGATTGTGCCGTACAACAACCCGCACTACTACGACGCGCGCAAGACGGTCGTGATGAAGCAGGACGAAGTGCTGCCCATCAACGGCGAGCTCGCTATCAACCCGAACGCTGCGCCGTTCAAGCGCCTCTACGACGAGGGCAAGATGGCGATTATCCAAGGGATCGGCTACCCGAACTCCAATCGCTCGCACTTCCGCGGCATGGACATCTGGCACACTGCAGAGCCGGATCGCGTGGGCAACGACGGCTGGCTAGGCCAGGCGGTACGGGAACTTGACCCTAGCGGCGAGAATGTACTCACCGGCGTGAACATCGGCATGGGCTTGCCGCGCGCAATGTCCGTTACCGGCGTACCTGTAACGTCCATCGGCGACCTAGAAGGCTACGGCGTAATGACGCGCATTGAGCAAGAACGCCTACGCGACAGGGCGCTCGACGCGTTCAAGGGCTTGTACGGGCAGGCAATCGGCAGCGGCGCGGTCGCCGAGTACATTGGGCAGACCGGCTTGGATGTGCTGAAAGGCGCGGACATGCTCGCCGATGTCGCCGACAACTATAGCTCAAGCGTTGAGTACGCCGACAACCAGATTGCGAAGCAGCTGCGCGATGTCGCCCGCGTGCACCTCGCCGATTTGGGCACTCGCATCTTCTACACATCGCACGGCGGCTACGACACGCACGCCAACGAGATGCCCTCGCATCCCAAGTTGATGAATGAACTATCCGGCGCAATCTCCGACTTCCTCGACGACATCGAAGAGCACGACGCATCGGACGATGTTACCGTCTTCGTGTTCACCGAGTTCGGGCGGCGTATGCGCGACAACGGCAGCGGCACGGACCACGGCTCAGGCGGCGGCGCGTACATCTTCGGCAAGAATGTCAGCGGCGGCTTGTACAGCGAATACCCGTCGCTAGACCCTGCCGAATGGGAGCACGGCGAAGACCTGAAGCACACCATCGACTTCCGTGGTATCTACGCCACACTGCTTGAACAGGTACTGGACATCGACGCGAAGCCTATCGTCAAAGGCGAGTACGAGCAGATTAATCCGTTTGCCAACTAG
- a CDS encoding DUF1800 domain-containing protein yields MKSDRALVAHLMRRAGFGATPAELDALSSEHTYEEIVDGLVNPERFPELDVTLIDRYYGGEPVAVHVGKWLYRMVNTQRPLEEKMSLFLHHIFPVAWGKSEHGPSLYSEIEMFRNVGLTDMKTILLELSRDPAMLFWLDNNENHKDEINENYGRELLELFSMGVGNYTEDDIKAASRAFTGWTFRQPLSLYPNGHYPAEFMFVADDHDYSKKTFLGETGNFDGEDIIDIIVRQPATARFISRHLYNFFVEDEVQVPSWATEPPKDEAAIQQLSRVFLDTGGQMRAVLSELFNSDFFKNARQFKKVKSPTELVAGVLKQTGEFSSPKPGMFQLAITTLNGSLIEGPMAIMGQRLMNPPTVEGWHTGHEWIDSGTLSERIGFVESQFDDMNKPGVSDMVQRIGDLDAEPSELVDRCLDILGGISVSEQTYASLVDYAQELRNIKDDSASVGVHNLLQMTASTVDYQFA; encoded by the coding sequence ATGAAATCGGATAGAGCGCTTGTGGCGCACCTGATGCGGCGCGCGGGTTTCGGCGCAACACCCGCCGAGCTTGACGCGCTGTCGAGCGAGCATACCTACGAAGAAATTGTGGACGGCCTCGTTAATCCGGAGCGATTCCCAGAGCTGGATGTTACACTCATCGACCGCTACTACGGCGGCGAGCCGGTCGCCGTGCATGTGGGCAAATGGCTGTATCGTATGGTCAACACGCAGCGCCCGCTCGAAGAGAAAATGTCGCTGTTCCTGCATCACATATTCCCCGTGGCGTGGGGCAAGAGCGAACATGGGCCATCGCTGTACAGCGAAATCGAAATGTTCCGCAATGTCGGGCTGACCGATATGAAGACGATACTGCTCGAACTGTCGCGCGACCCTGCGATGCTTTTCTGGCTGGACAACAACGAGAACCACAAGGACGAAATCAACGAGAACTACGGCAGGGAACTGCTCGAACTGTTCTCGATGGGTGTGGGTAACTACACCGAAGACGACATCAAAGCGGCGTCTCGCGCGTTCACCGGATGGACATTCCGGCAGCCGCTTTCGCTGTATCCTAACGGGCACTATCCCGCCGAGTTCATGTTCGTCGCGGACGACCATGATTACAGCAAAAAGACATTCCTCGGCGAGACCGGCAACTTCGATGGCGAGGACATAATCGACATCATCGTGCGTCAGCCTGCTACCGCGCGCTTTATCTCGCGCCACCTGTACAACTTCTTCGTGGAAGACGAGGTACAAGTGCCGTCGTGGGCGACGGAACCGCCCAAGGACGAAGCCGCCATTCAGCAACTCAGCCGCGTGTTCCTCGACACCGGCGGACAGATGCGCGCTGTGCTGTCCGAGCTGTTCAACTCCGACTTCTTCAAAAACGCGCGCCAGTTCAAGAAGGTGAAAAGCCCGACCGAGCTCGTCGCAGGCGTGCTGAAGCAGACAGGTGAGTTCAGCAGCCCCAAGCCCGGTATGTTCCAGCTCGCCATCACCACGCTGAACGGCTCTCTGATCGAAGGACCGATGGCTATTATGGGGCAGCGTCTGATGAACCCGCCAACGGTCGAAGGCTGGCACACCGGGCACGAATGGATAGACTCCGGTACGCTCAGCGAGCGCATCGGCTTCGTGGAAAGCCAGTTCGACGACATGAACAAACCCGGCGTGTCCGATATGGTGCAGCGCATCGGAGACTTGGACGCAGAACCGTCTGAGCTTGTTGACCGCTGCTTGGACATCCTAGGCGGCATCAGCGTCAGCGAGCAGACATACGCATCGCTGGTGGACTACGCGCAGGAACTCCGCAACATCAAGGACGATAGCGCATCGGTCGGCGTGCACAATCTCTTGCAGATGACGGCATCGACCGTTGATTACCAGTTCGCATAG
- a CDS encoding mandelate racemase, translating into MTKTPIVRRINLTSYRFPTENVTTDLAFAAGPFYEPGSRGTRRLLAIRIETDIGVTGQYISGTPANREQIEMIAPFLIGRNALDRELFYRQSKMILRKHDRMGIGPIDIALWDLAGKLFDAPVHQLLGGYREKLPCYASTYHADRSPDGLSSPDAYADFAEQCLEMGYKGFKIHSWAAAPIEQEIATVNAVGKRVGGKMALMTDPCCVYDTYGDALRVGLACDDNNFFWYEDPMNDGGVSLQAHKRLRQSLKTPLLQGEHVHMVEGHTDMAVAEATDYWRADPEYDGGITGVMKIAHAAEGFGMDVELHIAGPAQRHCMAAMRNSNFYEIGLVHPKLGARMPVYKCGYYDGLEGIDSNGCVTVPSDPGLGVEYDWDGIARYKKGEMVIE; encoded by the coding sequence ATGACGAAAACACCGATAGTACGCAGGATCAATCTGACTTCGTATCGCTTTCCTACCGAGAATGTTACTACGGACCTGGCGTTCGCGGCGGGGCCGTTCTACGAGCCGGGCAGTCGAGGCACCCGCAGGCTTTTGGCTATCCGCATCGAGACGGACATCGGGGTGACCGGACAGTACATCAGCGGCACGCCCGCGAACCGCGAGCAGATAGAGATGATCGCGCCGTTCCTTATTGGAAGGAATGCCCTAGACCGCGAGCTGTTCTATCGCCAGTCGAAGATGATCCTGCGGAAGCACGACCGCATGGGCATTGGGCCTATCGACATCGCGCTGTGGGACTTGGCGGGCAAGCTGTTCGACGCGCCAGTCCACCAACTGCTGGGCGGATACCGTGAGAAGTTGCCGTGCTACGCGAGCACCTACCACGCCGATCGCTCCCCGGACGGGCTGAGTTCTCCGGATGCATATGCAGACTTTGCGGAGCAGTGCCTGGAGATGGGATATAAGGGTTTTAAGATTCACTCTTGGGCAGCGGCACCGATCGAGCAAGAGATTGCCACCGTGAACGCGGTGGGCAAACGAGTCGGTGGTAAGATGGCACTAATGACCGATCCGTGCTGCGTCTATGACACATACGGCGATGCGCTGCGCGTTGGGCTTGCCTGTGATGACAACAACTTCTTCTGGTACGAAGACCCGATGAACGACGGCGGAGTCTCATTGCAGGCTCACAAGCGACTAAGGCAGTCGCTGAAGACACCTCTGCTTCAGGGCGAGCATGTGCACATGGTTGAAGGGCACACCGACATGGCGGTGGCGGAAGCCACGGACTATTGGCGGGCAGACCCGGAGTACGACGGAGGGATTACGGGCGTGATGAAGATAGCGCACGCCGCCGAAGGCTTCGGCATGGATGTTGAACTTCATATCGCGGGCCCGGCGCAGCGGCACTGCATGGCGGCGATGCGAAACTCCAATTTCTACGAGATTGGGCTAGTGCATCCCAAGTTGGGAGCGCGGATGCCGGTGTACAAGTGCGGCTACTACGACGGGTTGGAAGGGATCGACTCGAATGGGTGCGTTACGGTGCCGTCGGACCCGGGGCTTGGCGTTGAATACGACTGGGACGGCATCGCCAGGTACAAAAAAGGAGAAATGGTCATCGAATAG
- a CDS encoding ferredoxin--NADP reductase produces MTTARRTRIRPKLAETHILERRELTPDHWLMWIGKPDGFTFKPGQYCTIGAEGIERAYSIASAPHEDRIELFIELVPYEEGGHLTPLLYALQAGDKLTIRPRAKGIFIFNPNFKNHLLVATVTGVVPYISFIRDYLHKGETGHRFFVLEGASYDDEFGYDDELSRYAAEYPDIVTFIPTVSRPNEERNSNWQGEKGRVNAIVEEQVERLGLNADDTLIYACGHPGMIEDVKARLVPKGFTVDEERFWKED; encoded by the coding sequence TTGACCACAGCAAGGCGGACCCGCATAAGGCCAAAACTGGCTGAAACCCATATCCTCGAGCGGCGTGAATTGACACCTGACCACTGGTTGATGTGGATCGGAAAGCCGGACGGCTTCACATTCAAGCCTGGCCAGTACTGCACCATCGGCGCCGAGGGCATCGAGCGGGCGTATTCTATCGCCTCTGCGCCGCACGAAGACCGCATCGAACTGTTCATCGAGCTTGTGCCGTACGAAGAGGGCGGGCATCTGACGCCCCTGTTGTACGCGCTGCAAGCCGGCGACAAGCTGACGATACGGCCGCGCGCCAAAGGCATCTTCATATTCAACCCGAATTTCAAGAACCACCTACTCGTCGCGACTGTAACCGGCGTGGTGCCGTACATCAGCTTCATCCGCGACTACCTGCACAAGGGCGAGACCGGACACCGTTTCTTCGTGCTCGAAGGCGCAAGCTACGACGACGAGTTCGGCTACGACGACGAACTGTCGCGCTACGCAGCCGAATACCCTGACATAGTAACCTTCATCCCAACCGTGAGTCGCCCCAATGAAGAGCGCAACAGCAACTGGCAAGGCGAAAAAGGTCGCGTCAACGCCATTGTTGAAGAGCAGGTAGAGCGGCTGGGCTTAAACGCTGACGACACTTTAATCTACGCCTGCGGACACCCGGGGATGATCGAGGATGTTAAGGCGCGCCTAGTACCCAAAGGCTTCACCGTTGACGAAGAGCGCTTCTGGAAGGAAGACTAA
- a CDS encoding molybdopterin-dependent oxidoreductase, producing MADQITITIDGVEVQTTPDKMVIQAAADAGIYIPYLCYYPGMKPFGACRMCVVTAEAPDREGNYRPLPGSPASCTTPVMPGMRVTTNSEDLVGLRRGIMDLLISEHPHGCLTCHRIDLCGPSDICLRHVSVNDRCVTCPKNERCELKDTVRFLEMDMESPLSYNNRNLPLAVSDPYWEMDMNLCIVCARCVRVCDEVRGDSALTLLERSDRVLIGTSQGTSLLESGCEFCGACIDVCPTGALVERKYKWDKAVDTVQSICPHCPVGCQMNLEIDKRNRLIRPTTDIHAPANQGQVCFKGKFGLDFVNNTRRRISKPLIKRRGELEEVSWPDALDTAADRLRKYKGNQYAIVVSPRGTNEDNYVAQKFARVAMGSNNVDISSNLRPELTAPLGEMLGRAAATNPIWDLEQASTIMVVSSNMTEEQNVIAVPIKKAVKAGANLIVIDQRETELARHAKQWLRPLPGSETALIGGMLRVIMDEALGDHDFQRDSCDNLDALKNSLWAFDMIKVERVTGLSPDEIRSAARLFANSKPGAILYALETLAPELREDCVRALANLALATGSMGKPSTGLYPLFLGANEQGSKDVGATPQYLPGYRAVSDDDARARIESAWGGNELPSQEGVGIRELTDAIESGRIKALHLIGDSANFTNGELGEFVEAADKLDFLLVQDIFPNELTEIADVVLPSMTFADRDGTYTNIERRVQLLNPALGPKGDEDADWRIICQIAKRLGAQGFDYANAEAVFDEFATLWQPYGGISYNRLRRETLQWPCAAADMPGTTVLYATHLQANKIAMSPMSFIEPPAHDDELHPFVLARGRVLNQPERAIDIRTVRGRHTIERDDLVEINVDDAESLGIVEGDEVHVMYDGGGFYGTATIGGPQRGMLSVTALFGEMISDIERDRSPDPMLKIDGLPLVSASIVKVAVGAAAD from the coding sequence ATGGCAGACCAAATCACCATAACTATCGATGGCGTCGAAGTGCAGACGACGCCGGACAAGATGGTCATTCAGGCGGCGGCAGACGCTGGGATATACATCCCATACCTGTGCTACTACCCCGGTATGAAGCCGTTCGGCGCATGCCGTATGTGCGTGGTAACTGCGGAAGCGCCCGACCGCGAAGGCAACTATCGCCCGCTGCCCGGCAGCCCCGCGTCCTGCACGACGCCTGTCATGCCCGGCATGCGCGTTACCACGAACTCCGAAGACCTCGTAGGCTTGCGTCGCGGCATTATGGACCTGCTCATATCAGAGCACCCGCACGGCTGCCTGACCTGCCACCGCATCGACCTCTGCGGTCCGTCCGACATATGCCTGCGCCATGTGTCGGTCAACGACAGGTGCGTTACCTGCCCCAAGAACGAACGCTGCGAACTCAAAGACACCGTGCGCTTCTTGGAAATGGACATGGAATCGCCGCTGTCGTACAACAACCGCAACCTGCCACTCGCAGTCAGCGACCCATACTGGGAGATGGACATGAACCTGTGCATCGTCTGTGCGCGCTGCGTTCGCGTGTGCGACGAAGTGCGCGGGGACAGCGCGCTGACGCTGCTCGAACGCTCAGACCGCGTGCTGATCGGCACATCGCAGGGCACATCGCTGCTGGAATCGGGCTGCGAGTTCTGCGGCGCGTGCATCGATGTATGCCCCACCGGCGCGCTGGTCGAGCGCAAGTACAAGTGGGACAAAGCCGTCGATACCGTGCAGAGCATCTGCCCGCACTGCCCGGTCGGCTGCCAGATGAACCTCGAAATCGATAAGCGCAATCGCCTTATTCGCCCGACGACGGACATCCACGCTCCCGCGAACCAAGGGCAAGTCTGTTTCAAGGGCAAATTCGGGCTTGACTTCGTGAACAACACGCGCCGCCGCATTAGCAAGCCGCTAATCAAGCGGCGTGGCGAACTTGAAGAGGTGTCCTGGCCCGACGCGCTTGACACCGCCGCAGACCGGCTCCGCAAGTACAAGGGCAATCAATACGCCATCGTCGTATCGCCGCGCGGCACGAACGAAGACAACTACGTAGCGCAGAAGTTCGCGCGCGTGGCGATGGGCAGCAACAATGTGGACATATCGTCCAACTTGCGCCCGGAGCTGACTGCGCCGCTAGGAGAGATGCTTGGACGCGCCGCCGCGACCAACCCGATTTGGGACTTGGAACAGGCGAGCACGATAATGGTCGTCAGTTCCAATATGACCGAAGAACAGAACGTCATCGCCGTTCCAATAAAGAAGGCGGTGAAGGCCGGCGCAAATCTCATCGTAATCGACCAGCGCGAGACGGAACTGGCACGGCACGCCAAGCAGTGGCTTCGACCCTTGCCCGGCAGCGAAACGGCGCTTATCGGCGGCATGCTGCGCGTCATCATGGACGAGGCGCTGGGCGACCACGACTTCCAGCGCGATTCCTGCGACAATCTAGATGCACTGAAGAACAGCCTTTGGGCGTTCGATATGATCAAGGTCGAGCGCGTCACCGGGCTGTCGCCGGACGAAATCCGCTCCGCCGCGCGACTGTTCGCGAACAGCAAGCCCGGCGCGATCCTCTACGCGCTCGAAACGCTCGCTCCCGAACTGCGCGAAGACTGCGTACGCGCGCTGGCGAATCTCGCGCTTGCCACCGGTAGTATGGGCAAGCCATCGACCGGTTTGTACCCGCTTTTCCTCGGCGCGAACGAACAAGGCTCCAAGGATGTCGGCGCGACACCTCAGTACCTGCCCGGATACCGCGCAGTGTCGGACGACGATGCGCGCGCGCGCATCGAGTCCGCTTGGGGCGGCAATGAACTACCATCGCAAGAAGGCGTGGGCATACGCGAGCTAACGGACGCAATCGAAAGCGGCAGAATCAAGGCGTTGCACCTGATTGGCGACAGCGCGAACTTCACTAACGGCGAACTCGGCGAATTCGTAGAGGCGGCGGACAAGCTGGACTTCTTGCTGGTGCAGGACATCTTCCCCAACGAACTGACCGAAATCGCCGATGTGGTGCTGCCATCAATGACATTTGCGGATAGAGACGGCACATACACAAACATCGAACGGCGCGTACAGTTGCTCAATCCCGCGCTCGGACCGAAGGGCGACGAGGACGCGGATTGGCGCATCATCTGCCAAATTGCCAAGCGCCTGGGCGCGCAGGGCTTCGACTACGCCAATGCGGAAGCCGTGTTCGACGAGTTCGCCACGCTGTGGCAGCCATACGGCGGCATATCGTACAACAGGCTGCGCCGCGAGACGCTGCAATGGCCCTGCGCCGCCGCCGACATGCCCGGCACCACCGTGCTGTACGCGACGCATTTGCAAGCCAACAAAATCGCGATGTCGCCGATGTCGTTCATCGAACCACCGGCGCACGACGACGAATTGCACCCGTTCGTGCTCGCGCGCGGTCGCGTGCTGAACCAGCCGGAGCGCGCGATAGACATTCGGACCGTGCGCGGTCGCCACACCATAGAACGAGACGACCTAGTTGAGATTAACGTCGATGACGCCGAATCGCTCGGCATCGTCGAAGGCGACGAAGTGCATGTGATGTACGATGGCGGCGGGTTCTACGGCACGGCGACCATAGGCGGACCGCAGCGCGGCATGCTATCCGTAACCGCGCTGTTTGGCGAAATGATAAGCGACATAGAGCGGGACCGCTCACCTGACCCAATGCTCAAAATCGACGGCTTGCCCCTAGTTTCCGCCAGCATCGTCAAAGTAGCCGTAGGCGCCGCCGCAGACTAA
- a CDS encoding MOSC domain-containing protein has product MPAIKSIHIAPVKSLALISPSKVQLGTSGVEEDRRFLLIDDDGAMITQRQIGKLAQVGADYCITTDTLRLDFPSGESVSASPKLGDCVKTKVFRRMVSGKIDTGELSQALSAFCDAKLSLVMTDNPGECFDAYPVTLLSQASIERLGDVAQDRIPQHGVDLEYRRFRPNFLLGGCDAHEEDSWLGKEVSVGDEVRLRVEALDPRCAITTLNPDTGEHDMDTPRLILGYRPYATYKAACFGVYGSVVTPGSVSVGDELRIAD; this is encoded by the coding sequence GTGCCTGCTATCAAGTCCATACACATCGCACCCGTGAAATCCCTCGCACTCATCAGCCCGTCGAAGGTTCAACTCGGCACGAGCGGTGTCGAAGAGGACAGGCGATTTCTGCTGATTGATGATGACGGCGCGATGATAACACAGCGGCAAATCGGCAAGCTTGCGCAAGTCGGCGCTGATTACTGCATCACCACCGATACGCTGCGGTTGGACTTCCCAAGCGGCGAATCAGTCAGCGCAAGCCCAAAGTTGGGCGATTGCGTAAAGACAAAGGTTTTCCGGCGCATGGTCAGCGGCAAGATAGATACTGGTGAGTTATCACAGGCACTCTCAGCCTTCTGCGACGCGAAACTGTCGCTTGTGATGACGGACAACCCCGGCGAATGCTTCGATGCATACCCGGTTACGCTGCTCTCGCAGGCGTCCATCGAACGGCTTGGCGATGTCGCGCAAGACAGAATCCCGCAGCACGGCGTCGATCTGGAATATCGCCGCTTCAGGCCGAACTTCCTGCTGGGAGGCTGCGATGCGCACGAAGAAGACTCGTGGCTGGGCAAGGAAGTCAGCGTGGGCGATGAAGTGCGCCTTCGCGTGGAAGCGCTCGACCCGCGCTGCGCGATAACCACCTTGAACCCGGACACCGGCGAGCACGATATGGACACGCCACGTCTGATACTCGGCTACCGACCCTATGCAACCTACAAGGCGGCGTGCTTCGGCGTGTACGGCTCTGTCGTTACACCCGGCAGCGTGTCCGTCGGCGACGAACTGCGTATCGCAGACTGA